A single window of Pontibacillus chungwhensis DNA harbors:
- the thiT gene encoding energy-coupled thiamine transporter ThiT gives MKHSPILFLVEVAMFAALGAVLSLPFLTIPLWVQGGSIAFAMVPIFFMAYRWGLKGGVTTGLLVGIFNSLINPFIVHPVQYVMDYPLAYAVVGIAGIFSKPALKAVRDGHAKSFTVYIVMGTLLGSALRFMSHFIGGIVFFSSFAPEGTAVWYYSLTYNIGYMLPSFIISAVILNIILYKQPKLLRFGGSQTAKSV, from the coding sequence ATGAAACATAGTCCGATTTTATTTTTAGTAGAGGTAGCGATGTTTGCGGCTCTAGGTGCAGTTTTAAGTTTACCGTTTTTAACTATTCCGTTGTGGGTCCAAGGCGGATCCATTGCCTTTGCCATGGTTCCTATTTTCTTTATGGCTTATCGATGGGGGTTAAAAGGTGGCGTTACAACAGGACTTTTAGTGGGGATTTTTAATTCATTGATTAATCCATTTATAGTCCACCCTGTCCAATATGTGATGGACTATCCTCTTGCTTATGCTGTGGTTGGTATAGCAGGAATCTTTTCTAAGCCAGCGCTTAAAGCTGTTCGGGATGGTCATGCAAAGTCGTTCACAGTTTATATTGTAATGGGCACATTACTTGGAAGTGCACTTCGGTTTATGAGTCACTTTATAGGTGGGATTGTGTTCTTCTCTTCCTTTGCGCCAGAAGGCACAGCAGTCTGGTACTATTCCTTAACCTATAATATTGGTTATATGCTGCCATCGTTTATTATTAGTGCAGTCATATTGAATATCATTTTATATAAACAGCCGAAGTTGCTCCGTTTTGGCGGGTCCCAAACCGCGAAATCTGTGTAA
- a CDS encoding S8 family peptidase, which produces MLLKRLVIALLSFMFVLSLSIGPSKISAQPSEKPQDYLIGFKAGVDHKEVSTIHKVGGKVKHQFKYMNVVQAKLPPKAVEALKKNPNVAYIEEDANVQAYGQTTPWGIPAINADDVQASGNSGSGIKVAVLDSGISASHEDLQVAGGASFVDGEPDPFNDGNGHGTHVAGTIAGVNNSLGVIGVAPSAELYAVKVLNSSGSGSYSGIAKGIEWAVDNNIDVVNMSLGGSRGSTTLEQAMDQAYQQGVLLIAAAGNEGSKGKKNTIGYPAKYASVVAVGAVDESLNRASFSSVGEELEVMAPGANIYSTLPGNTYGSYNGTSMASPHVAGAAALILAEDSSLTNQEVRSLLNSTTTPLGDAFYYGNGLINVQEAVNAATTTFAVAQ; this is translated from the coding sequence ATTCTATTGAAACGATTGGTCATTGCACTACTTAGCTTTATGTTCGTCTTATCTTTATCCATAGGACCAAGCAAAATTTCGGCTCAGCCGTCAGAGAAACCCCAAGACTATTTAATTGGGTTTAAGGCTGGGGTCGATCACAAAGAAGTATCTACCATTCATAAGGTTGGCGGAAAAGTGAAGCATCAATTCAAGTATATGAATGTTGTTCAGGCAAAACTCCCCCCTAAAGCTGTAGAAGCTCTTAAGAAGAATCCAAATGTTGCTTATATTGAAGAAGATGCTAACGTACAAGCTTACGGGCAGACAACCCCGTGGGGCATTCCCGCAATCAATGCTGACGATGTTCAAGCAAGCGGGAATTCTGGTAGCGGAATTAAAGTAGCAGTATTAGACAGCGGAATCAGCGCTAGTCATGAAGATTTACAAGTAGCAGGTGGCGCAAGTTTCGTAGATGGTGAACCGGACCCATTTAATGATGGAAACGGTCACGGTACACACGTAGCTGGCACAATTGCAGGTGTCAACAATTCCCTTGGTGTCATCGGGGTAGCCCCATCAGCTGAACTTTATGCTGTTAAGGTATTAAACAGCAGCGGCAGTGGTTCTTACAGCGGAATCGCAAAAGGGATTGAATGGGCCGTCGACAACAACATTGACGTTGTAAATATGAGTTTAGGCGGAAGCCGTGGCTCAACAACATTAGAACAAGCAATGGATCAAGCTTACCAACAAGGTGTTTTGTTAATAGCCGCGGCTGGAAATGAAGGATCTAAAGGAAAAAAGAATACCATCGGATATCCAGCTAAATACGCATCTGTTGTTGCTGTTGGAGCAGTAGATGAAAGCTTGAACCGTGCCTCTTTTTCTTCCGTTGGTGAAGAATTAGAAGTAATGGCACCAGGAGCTAATATTTACAGTACACTACCAGGCAATACTTACGGCTCTTATAACGGAACGTCAATGGCGTCCCCGCATGTAGCCGGTGCTGCAGCACTCATTTTAGCTGAGGACAGCTCTCTTACTAACCAAGAAGTGCGCAGCTTACTAAATAGTACCACAACGCCTTTAGGCGATGCTTTCTATTACGGGAATGGACTCATTAACGTACAGGAAGCAGTAAATGCAGCTACTACTACTTTTGCAGTAGCACAATAA
- a CDS encoding MFS transporter, whose amino-acid sequence MNLGVFNRIDNKAESCYRQEHQRRTLMTQKKSPIWTKSFLFISLSNFFLFLTFYALLTTLPIYVTDDLNGSESQAGLIVTLFLLSAILVRPFSGKLLEDFGKKRMLLISLLLFMLTTFVYVAATSFYLLLALRFFHGIWFAIATTAAGAIAADITPDSRRGEGLGYFAMSMNLAVVAGPFLALTLLNWLSFSTLFIILGALLAGALLFTSLVSAPATEAPSSKKKLSFHDLFEVKALPIALVGSLLAFSYSSVISYISIYTKSLGLLEAASFFFAVFAIAMLVSRPFVGRLFDSRGPSIVIYPSLVLFALGLLTLSITDSSFMLLLSATFIGLGYGSLVPCFQTLAIQSADHHRSGHATATFFTLFDTGIATGSYVLGIVVSLLGYHSLYFIMGLFVFVVMYLYKVMTNKKATRLRSQSTVHSS is encoded by the coding sequence ATGAATCTTGGTGTTTTTAATCGAATAGACAACAAAGCAGAATCCTGCTACCGACAAGAACATCAGAGGAGGACTCTTATGACTCAAAAAAAATCACCTATATGGACGAAAAGCTTTTTATTTATTTCCTTAAGCAATTTTTTCTTATTTCTTACCTTCTATGCTCTTTTAACCACATTACCGATATATGTGACCGATGATCTAAACGGCTCCGAGTCTCAGGCTGGTTTAATCGTTACGCTTTTCTTACTTTCAGCTATTCTGGTAAGGCCTTTTTCTGGAAAGTTATTAGAAGACTTTGGGAAGAAAAGAATGCTTTTGATTAGTTTGTTGTTATTTATGCTCACTACATTCGTATATGTAGCGGCTACAAGTTTTTATTTATTATTAGCGCTTCGATTTTTCCATGGGATTTGGTTTGCAATCGCCACAACTGCTGCAGGTGCTATTGCGGCGGATATTACTCCAGATAGTCGTCGCGGTGAGGGGCTTGGATACTTTGCAATGTCAATGAATCTCGCAGTAGTGGCAGGTCCATTCCTAGCCTTAACCCTATTAAATTGGCTTAGCTTCTCAACGCTCTTCATAATACTCGGTGCTTTACTCGCCGGTGCTCTTCTATTCACTAGTTTAGTATCCGCACCAGCAACAGAAGCTCCTTCAAGTAAGAAGAAGTTAAGCTTTCATGATTTATTTGAAGTAAAAGCTTTACCGATTGCGCTTGTAGGAAGTTTATTAGCTTTCTCCTACTCAAGTGTCATTTCATATATATCTATCTATACGAAATCACTTGGATTACTAGAAGCAGCTAGTTTCTTCTTTGCCGTATTCGCCATTGCTATGCTAGTCTCTAGACCCTTTGTAGGCCGACTATTTGACTCTAGAGGACCAAGCATTGTGATTTATCCGTCGCTCGTTCTATTTGCACTTGGTTTGCTTACGTTAAGTATTACAGATTCATCCTTTATGCTATTGCTCTCAGCTACATTCATTGGTCTTGGCTATGGTAGCCTTGTCCCTTGCTTCCAAACGTTAGCCATTCAATCTGCCGACCATCACAGAAGTGGACATGCAACAGCGACATTCTTCACATTATTTGATACAGGTATCGCCACCGGCTCCTATGTATTAGGCATAGTAGTGTCGCTACTTGGATATCATTCGTTATATTTTATAATGGGATTATTCGTTTTCGTTGTGATGTACCTTTATAAAGTTATGACGAATAAAAAAGCAACACGACTAAGATCGCAATCGACCGTGCACTCCTCTTAA
- a CDS encoding helix-turn-helix domain-containing protein gives MKGSEVGKTIKLHRLNQNRTLEETAQGICSISYLSKIENGLTKSSDEIVQLLFNRLNIPVETLEEELDEGVLEQELQEWYTVILQRETDQATEQYVKLKQKLSTLSTPSTLSLFKLYEVRYHLHMRHLSEVPVLMDRLERMQDLFEEKHHYYYMKFYGLYHHVQERYQEAQQYYKKALAIGYQNTLSDSERADLYFVTAINESSLQNVTLALHYARLALNLYTVQFDFKRSGDCQILLGICYKRTRQFEQADQCFQLAVKAAGNLQSSYLKGIAYHNLGSLHAALSHHEKAIDYFQKSLIYKENKNSKGKLTSIASIVESLYALGDQGRALEWIDRGLMMINQQEDFQILRYYFQVYKYRVLEDLISLEHYLRETVIPYFIDNENQFYIGLYCELLAECLQKHKRYKDACYYLTLANESHKKLSIT, from the coding sequence TTGAAAGGTTCTGAAGTTGGGAAAACGATAAAGTTACATCGGCTGAACCAAAACCGCACGCTTGAGGAAACAGCTCAGGGAATTTGTTCAATCTCCTATTTAAGTAAGATTGAGAACGGGCTGACCAAATCAAGTGATGAAATTGTTCAATTACTCTTTAATCGATTGAATATCCCCGTAGAAACGCTTGAAGAAGAACTAGATGAAGGGGTCCTTGAACAAGAACTGCAAGAATGGTACACCGTTATTTTACAAAGGGAAACGGACCAGGCGACTGAGCAATATGTGAAATTAAAGCAAAAATTAAGCACACTCTCCACTCCGAGTACCTTGTCATTATTTAAACTCTATGAAGTTCGCTATCATCTCCATATGCGCCACCTTTCAGAAGTGCCGGTTCTCATGGACCGATTAGAAAGGATGCAAGATTTATTTGAAGAGAAACATCATTACTATTATATGAAGTTTTATGGTCTCTACCACCATGTTCAAGAAAGGTATCAGGAAGCCCAGCAATATTACAAGAAAGCGTTGGCAATCGGATATCAGAACACATTAAGTGATAGTGAAAGAGCTGATTTGTATTTCGTGACCGCGATCAATGAGTCCTCTTTGCAAAATGTGACACTGGCTCTTCATTATGCAAGGTTGGCACTAAATTTATATACAGTTCAATTTGATTTTAAACGTAGTGGAGATTGTCAAATTTTACTTGGGATTTGTTATAAGCGTACTCGCCAATTTGAGCAAGCGGATCAGTGCTTTCAGCTAGCTGTCAAAGCTGCTGGTAACCTGCAAAGTTCCTATTTAAAAGGAATCGCCTATCATAATTTAGGTTCCTTGCACGCTGCTCTTTCTCATCATGAGAAAGCAATTGATTATTTTCAGAAGAGCTTGATCTATAAGGAGAATAAGAATAGTAAAGGGAAATTAACGAGTATTGCTTCTATTGTGGAGTCTCTTTACGCCTTAGGTGATCAAGGAAGAGCATTAGAATGGATTGATCGAGGCTTAATGATGATCAATCAACAAGAGGATTTTCAAATCCTTCGATATTATTTTCAGGTGTATAAATACCGGGTCTTAGAGGATCTCATTAGTCTGGAGCATTATTTAAGGGAAACAGTCATTCCTTATTTTATCGATAATGAAAACCAATTCTATATCGGACTCTACTGTGAACTGCTTGCTGAGTGCTTGCAGAAACACAAGAGGTATAAGGATGCTTGTTATTACTTGACTCTGGCTAATGAATCACATAAAAAATTATCAATTACCTAA
- a CDS encoding general stress protein, whose amino-acid sequence MKPFVREYQNDEKLQNDVQKLADNGVTKDHIYLMTHDDDRTERLADNTDANTVGINEMNMGEIVGNLFNKKGDELRNKLQDLGFSQHEAETYEEHLDEGKVLLMVTDSQDIQNII is encoded by the coding sequence ATGAAACCTTTTGTACGAGAGTACCAGAATGACGAAAAGCTTCAAAATGACGTCCAGAAATTAGCGGATAATGGTGTTACAAAGGATCATATCTATTTAATGACTCACGATGATGACCGCACTGAACGCCTCGCAGACAATACCGACGCAAATACCGTTGGAATAAACGAAATGAATATGGGAGAGATTGTCGGCAACCTTTTCAACAAAAAAGGTGACGAGCTACGTAATAAATTACAAGACCTCGGATTTTCTCAACACGAAGCTGAAACATACGAAGAACACTTAGATGAGGGAAAAGTCCTATTAATGGTTACAGATTCTCAAGACATTCAAAATATTATTTAA
- a CDS encoding S-layer homology domain-containing protein, whose translation MKKKWITGALCTALLAGGVTPVWADTSSDVKVENMKTAALQEAMKEADITRDEAVKIAKDFVKVAEDFEQEDVRFDSHFNGREQVKEWEINWSKQGKNFEHISVNVNADTGDVIRMNIHRESDQSERTFPPKVDFEKATSIAQSYIEERYSDQIGELKLNERSEERSTENFRRTYQYRVEFNQLVNGVSYPNNSIDVTVSGNGDVTDIYYRWDEVDKFEEVKNVLTKEKAFELFKEDFDVELRYGVNHYSARAGDDVKAYLTYVPTKKDGLENYGLSQIDAQTGEWINHEGTPLSEIDESDKDKYAVSEEPVAEEAEPLQELEEELSQEEAMKKVKAFVDLPDGYELAFSNYDENNYRSNENPTWRFEWRDTGERNYGPTGVHVAVDATTGEILNYDNRQYEYYEGVPEDFEVNTTKEKAKETAISFVKEVAPSKLDQIHVSTPHERKSGEDEKVVSYNVNFERQVNDLPVQNQGVNVSVAADTGEVIGYNLQWDDVQFPDQDKAISKEEAKETLLDKYDLKLQYFTPFDEKEEKEENNDKDEAMLVYQPSLDAGFYTSPRFFDATKGVWIDEQTMEPVVENTKEVTDIEGHPAEQALRTLVEYNMIEVEDGKVNPDEVLSRADVIELMMKGLGFDDYYYSSRDEVPFEDVEKGTELYRYLTTAIERGFLDGDEEKFYPEKEAEREYVAKLLVKALGYDNLASKEGIFEADFSDESEMEYEGHVALATRLGLMSGKDGAFEPNESITKAEAAVSLLKYLEIEPTLNEDRY comes from the coding sequence ATGAAGAAAAAATGGATAACCGGAGCCTTATGTACAGCCTTATTAGCAGGAGGGGTTACACCTGTATGGGCAGACACAAGCTCAGATGTGAAAGTGGAAAATATGAAAACGGCAGCCTTACAAGAGGCAATGAAAGAAGCGGATATTACGAGAGACGAAGCAGTAAAAATTGCAAAAGACTTTGTTAAAGTTGCCGAGGATTTTGAACAGGAAGATGTTCGTTTTGACTCCCATTTTAACGGACGGGAACAAGTAAAAGAATGGGAGATTAATTGGTCGAAGCAAGGAAAGAACTTTGAGCATATTTCGGTCAATGTCAACGCTGATACAGGTGATGTGATACGGATGAATATTCACAGAGAATCCGATCAATCAGAGCGCACATTCCCTCCTAAAGTAGATTTTGAGAAAGCAACAAGTATTGCTCAGTCCTACATAGAAGAACGTTACTCCGATCAGATTGGTGAGCTGAAGCTTAATGAAAGAAGCGAAGAGCGTAGTACTGAAAACTTCCGTCGAACTTATCAGTATCGTGTTGAGTTTAATCAACTCGTAAATGGCGTTTCCTACCCGAATAATTCCATTGATGTGACGGTGAGTGGAAATGGAGACGTAACAGACATTTATTATCGATGGGATGAAGTGGACAAGTTTGAAGAAGTGAAAAATGTTCTTACGAAAGAGAAAGCATTTGAACTCTTCAAAGAGGATTTTGACGTAGAGCTTCGTTATGGGGTGAATCATTACTCCGCTCGTGCTGGTGATGATGTCAAAGCGTATTTAACCTACGTACCAACGAAGAAAGATGGCTTAGAAAATTATGGACTAAGTCAGATTGATGCTCAAACAGGTGAATGGATTAATCACGAAGGGACTCCTTTAAGTGAAATAGACGAAAGTGACAAAGATAAGTACGCGGTATCAGAAGAACCTGTAGCTGAAGAAGCAGAACCATTACAAGAATTAGAAGAAGAGTTAAGCCAAGAAGAAGCCATGAAGAAAGTAAAAGCATTTGTTGATCTTCCTGATGGCTACGAACTGGCTTTCTCGAATTACGATGAGAACAACTATAGATCGAATGAAAATCCAACATGGCGCTTTGAATGGAGAGATACTGGGGAAAGAAACTATGGTCCAACCGGAGTCCATGTTGCAGTAGACGCTACGACAGGTGAAATACTCAATTATGATAATCGTCAATATGAGTATTATGAAGGCGTTCCAGAAGACTTTGAAGTCAACACGACAAAAGAAAAAGCAAAAGAAACTGCCATTTCGTTCGTCAAAGAAGTAGCCCCATCTAAACTCGATCAGATTCATGTTTCCACCCCTCATGAACGAAAAAGTGGGGAAGACGAAAAAGTTGTATCGTATAACGTAAACTTTGAACGTCAGGTAAACGATCTACCAGTACAAAATCAAGGTGTGAATGTATCGGTAGCGGCTGATACAGGAGAAGTCATCGGTTACAATTTACAATGGGATGACGTTCAGTTCCCAGACCAAGATAAGGCCATCTCTAAAGAAGAAGCAAAAGAGACTTTACTTGATAAGTACGATTTAAAACTTCAGTACTTCACTCCTTTCGATGAGAAAGAGGAGAAAGAAGAAAATAATGATAAAGATGAAGCGATGCTTGTCTACCAACCATCTCTTGATGCAGGCTTCTATACGTCTCCTAGATTCTTTGACGCAACGAAGGGTGTTTGGATTGATGAACAGACGATGGAACCTGTGGTAGAAAATACTAAAGAGGTAACAGATATAGAGGGACATCCAGCTGAACAAGCTCTCCGCACGTTAGTCGAATATAATATGATTGAAGTAGAAGATGGAAAAGTAAATCCAGATGAAGTTCTGTCCCGGGCCGATGTGATTGAGCTGATGATGAAGGGGCTAGGCTTTGACGATTATTATTACAGCTCACGTGATGAGGTGCCATTTGAGGATGTAGAGAAAGGTACTGAATTGTACCGCTATTTAACGACGGCAATAGAGAGAGGTTTCCTCGACGGAGACGAGGAAAAATTCTATCCTGAAAAAGAAGCAGAGCGTGAATATGTCGCGAAGCTTCTTGTTAAGGCACTAGGTTATGACAACCTTGCAAGTAAAGAAGGAATTTTCGAAGCAGATTTCTCAGATGAATCTGAAATGGAATATGAAGGCCATGTAGCTCTTGCCACTCGACTTGGATTAATGAGCGGAAAAGATGGAGCGTTTGAGCCAAACGAATCGATCACGAAAGCAGAAGCGGCGGTAAGTTTGCTGAAGTATTTGGAAATTGAACCCACATTAAATGAAGATCGCTATTAA
- a CDS encoding methanogen output domain 1-containing protein, giving the protein MSQKQTLTAQTFLSKLLTQYASIHEKAVGAQAEEYIKQLGIRTGEWLEGHYVDDKSTRSVDQYVNVILAIKNDIGGHFEIEEVTPERIVVKGIKCPFGEMVKDAPHLCQMTSSVFGGVASRHFGYSKVHLERRIATGDDHCRVVIHLSQDENEAGQEYYELPVTPKNGDPFQWEEETIKMLGEELRKSDEMIAGLVAEIEELRSQVRIQERKSRRDFR; this is encoded by the coding sequence ATGAGTCAAAAACAGACATTAACAGCGCAAACATTTCTCTCTAAACTACTTACTCAATATGCATCAATACATGAAAAGGCTGTAGGTGCACAGGCTGAAGAATATATTAAACAATTAGGAATCCGTACAGGTGAATGGCTTGAAGGACATTATGTAGATGACAAATCCACGCGATCTGTAGATCAGTATGTGAATGTCATTCTTGCTATTAAAAACGACATCGGAGGACATTTTGAAATAGAAGAAGTTACGCCTGAGCGTATCGTTGTAAAAGGAATAAAATGCCCATTTGGAGAAATGGTCAAAGATGCTCCTCATTTGTGTCAGATGACTTCTAGTGTATTTGGAGGGGTCGCATCTCGTCATTTTGGATACTCTAAAGTCCATCTTGAGCGACGAATTGCCACTGGTGATGACCACTGTCGAGTTGTGATTCACTTAAGCCAAGATGAGAATGAAGCGGGACAGGAATACTACGAATTACCTGTAACCCCTAAAAATGGAGATCCATTTCAATGGGAAGAAGAAACGATTAAGATGCTCGGGGAAGAACTTCGAAAGAGCGATGAGATGATTGCAGGGCTTGTAGCTGAAATTGAAGAGCTACGTTCACAAGTTCGCATACAAGAAAGGAAAAGCAGAAGAGACTTCCGATAA
- a CDS encoding Na+/H+ antiporter NhaC family protein — MNTNKGNPLALLPLGIFLVIFVGSGIITGDFYYISILIPALLAAIVAILQNRKKPTFEKVEQFAKGAGHPDIMIMVFIFILAGAFSSVANSIGAVDSTVNLALTYLPENLIIVGVFIIAGFISLSMGTSVGTISALAPIAVGISAETEFSAALSLAAVVGGAMFGDNLSIISDTTIAAVRTQKTEMKDKFKTNFFIVLPAAILTIILLIVLTSGGESSVNPDSFNGLKVIPYIGVLIGALAGLNVMAVLIGGILLSGVIGGISGDYSLDAFMTNITSGINSMSELIFLTIIIGGIVAMINQNGGIQFLLHTLTKGIRSKKGAEGSIAGLVATTNLATANNTIAIITTGQLAKNVADEYEIDSRKSASLLDIFSCTVQGLIPYGAQLLTAAQIGELSPIELLPYSFYPILIAVSGIVAILVGFPRFKKAAA, encoded by the coding sequence ATGAATACCAACAAAGGAAATCCACTCGCCCTGTTACCCTTAGGGATCTTCTTAGTCATCTTTGTAGGTTCAGGTATCATTACAGGTGATTTCTATTATATTTCTATCTTGATTCCGGCTTTACTTGCAGCTATTGTAGCGATCCTGCAAAATCGTAAAAAACCTACGTTTGAAAAAGTTGAGCAGTTTGCCAAAGGGGCAGGCCATCCTGACATTATGATTATGGTCTTTATCTTTATACTAGCAGGCGCGTTCTCTTCTGTTGCCAATAGCATAGGAGCCGTTGACTCCACTGTAAACTTGGCTTTAACCTATTTACCTGAGAATTTAATCATTGTAGGAGTCTTTATCATCGCGGGCTTTATTTCCCTCTCTATGGGAACTTCAGTCGGGACCATTAGTGCTCTTGCTCCCATTGCTGTTGGAATTAGCGCTGAAACGGAATTCTCCGCTGCGTTATCATTAGCAGCTGTTGTTGGAGGGGCGATGTTTGGAGACAACCTATCCATCATTTCAGACACAACCATTGCAGCTGTTCGCACGCAAAAGACAGAGATGAAAGATAAATTTAAAACGAATTTCTTTATCGTTCTCCCAGCCGCGATTCTTACCATCATTCTGTTAATTGTACTCACATCTGGTGGCGAATCTTCTGTGAATCCAGACAGCTTTAATGGATTGAAGGTCATCCCGTATATTGGTGTACTCATTGGTGCATTAGCCGGACTTAATGTTATGGCTGTATTAATTGGAGGGATCCTTTTATCTGGTGTCATTGGAGGAATAAGCGGCGACTATTCACTTGATGCCTTCATGACCAATATTACATCTGGGATTAACTCGATGTCTGAATTAATCTTTCTTACAATTATCATTGGTGGAATAGTCGCCATGATTAACCAAAACGGCGGAATCCAGTTCCTCCTTCACACATTAACCAAAGGCATTCGATCTAAAAAAGGTGCCGAAGGAAGTATTGCAGGGCTAGTCGCGACTACAAACCTTGCAACAGCAAATAATACCATCGCCATTATTACAACCGGTCAACTAGCTAAAAATGTAGCAGATGAATACGAGATCGACTCAAGAAAATCGGCAAGCTTGCTTGATATATTCTCTTGTACCGTTCAAGGCTTAATTCCTTATGGAGCTCAGCTGTTAACTGCAGCGCAGATTGGAGAGCTATCGCCTATCGAACTGCTTCCTTACTCTTTCTATCCGATCTTAATTGCGGTATCAGGAATTGTAGCCATTCTAGTTGGATTCCCAAGATTTAAAAAAGCAGCTGCATAA
- a CDS encoding sigma-70 family RNA polymerase sigma factor gives MGEKAAMEKPPSRQNDSLNLLEMDSTEALEKIMDEYGDDVKRFVYTYVKNSADTDDITQETFLTVYKKLHTFQSKSSLRTWIFSIAINKSKDYLRSFHTRHDNLFQKIKSFITETQDDLTPETLVMRDDESSELINQILKLPLKYREVLILYYFNEFSIREISQSLNQKESSVKTRLNRARKKLAELLNEASLQRSDQ, from the coding sequence ATGGGAGAAAAGGCTGCAATGGAAAAGCCCCCTTCTCGCCAAAACGACTCACTAAATTTACTAGAGATGGATTCAACAGAAGCTTTAGAAAAGATTATGGATGAGTATGGTGATGACGTGAAGCGCTTTGTTTACACCTATGTTAAGAATAGCGCAGATACAGATGATATCACGCAGGAAACGTTTCTGACGGTGTATAAGAAGTTACACACGTTTCAAAGCAAATCATCCTTACGAACTTGGATCTTTTCTATAGCCATCAATAAGAGTAAAGATTATTTGAGAAGTTTCCATACGAGGCATGACAACCTCTTTCAAAAGATCAAATCGTTTATTACAGAGACACAGGACGATTTAACACCTGAAACATTAGTTATGCGTGATGATGAATCCAGTGAGTTAATAAACCAGATCTTGAAACTTCCTCTTAAATACCGTGAAGTACTCATCCTTTATTATTTTAATGAATTTTCCATTAGAGAGATCTCTCAATCTTTGAATCAAAAAGAATCCAGTGTTAAAACCCGTTTAAATCGTGCCAGAAAGAAATTAGCTGAGCTATTGAATGAGGCAAGTCTCCAAAGGAGTGATCAATGA
- a CDS encoding C40 family peptidase: MLKKIIACGMAVMFTFSSASVVGAATNSDKLLSVARTHMGVPYVFGGQSASGFDCSGYTQYVYNKVGISIPRTTGSQATVGEAVSKSNLKPGDLIFFKNTYKRGISHVGIYVGNNNFISATSSKGVDVVSLNNSYWGPKYATARRVENFDVNALFDDLDENNEAYTAIKELVENEIINGYRDGTFKPDQPVTRGQAAALINNIIGFEASNQEPFSDVSAGHTFASQIAAMKELGIIHGFNNGLFKPDEFITHGQMAIMIKNALEVTGGNPDEMKQDGYDERASRAEFATALHDTLFQYNK, from the coding sequence ATGTTGAAAAAGATCATTGCTTGTGGAATGGCCGTTATGTTCACATTCAGTAGTGCATCTGTAGTAGGAGCTGCAACCAATTCGGACAAGTTGTTAAGCGTAGCTAGAACACATATGGGGGTACCATACGTCTTTGGAGGACAGAGCGCAAGCGGATTTGACTGCTCTGGGTATACTCAGTATGTATATAATAAAGTAGGCATTTCAATTCCACGTACGACAGGAAGTCAGGCTACTGTAGGGGAAGCTGTAAGTAAAAGCAACTTAAAACCTGGTGATTTAATATTTTTCAAAAATACTTACAAGAGAGGAATCTCTCATGTGGGAATTTATGTAGGAAATAATAACTTCATTAGTGCGACTTCAAGTAAAGGGGTGGACGTCGTATCATTGAATAATTCTTATTGGGGTCCGAAGTATGCAACAGCGCGCCGAGTTGAAAACTTCGATGTTAATGCATTATTTGATGACTTAGATGAGAATAATGAAGCTTATACAGCAATCAAAGAATTGGTGGAGAATGAAATCATTAATGGCTACCGTGATGGAACGTTCAAGCCTGACCAACCTGTTACAAGAGGACAAGCAGCTGCATTAATTAACAATATCATTGGTTTTGAGGCAAGTAATCAAGAGCCGTTTTCTGATGTGAGTGCTGGCCATACCTTTGCTAGCCAAATTGCGGCAATGAAAGAACTTGGCATTATTCACGGTTTTAACAATGGACTGTTCAAACCGGATGAATTCATTACACATGGGCAAATGGCAATTATGATTAAGAATGCATTAGAAGTTACAGGTGGAAACCCAGACGAAATGAAACAAGATGGGTACGATGAGCGAGCTTCTCGTGCGGAATTTGCAACAGCCTTACACGACACTCTTTTTCAATATAATAAGTAA